The genomic segment TTAACCTTGAAGTAAATAAATCAATATAGATATTAATGATGCAAGGACTGCTGCTATTGCTGATGCTAAAAGTTATACGAATACTAAAACGACGGAACTAAATAACTATTTAGAAACCGTCAAACTAGATGTTCTTTCTATTTCGAATAAAGCGAATGATGCAATAATAAAAGCAGATAAATCAATAGCAGATGTAGGTTTATGAAGCTGGATTTAACTGCAGTAACAACCAGGGCAAATGATGCCTTTAGTACAGCCCAAAATTCATTAACAGAAGCAACTAAAGCTTTAAATAAGGCAACAGCTATAGAGACTATTACAGGAACGTTAACGACTAATTATGATGCTTTAACAAGAACTGTTGGTTTAAAAGCGGATAAAGAAGTCGTTAATATCCTTAATCAAACGGTAGATAAGCATACACTGGATATTAAGGCGAATGCTGAAGGGTTGAAAGTGAAAGCCGATGCTAGTCTAGTTAACACAATAAAAGGTACTGTAGATAACCATACGGCTGAATTAGGTATTCAAGCACAAGCAATCAATGCACGATTGACAACTATACAAGTAGATAATCTTTTATCCACAAAAAATACGTTAATGAGGCTACTTTATCAGCCACGTCAAATACATGAGTTTAGCATTAACACAAGTGAGTAATGAAGTTGAAGTAATTTAAATGTTGTGACAGAAATCTAGTACTTGCATCTAATAAAACAGTAAAACCGGGAACAAGCTACAACTTCGCCAATTACACATTATCAGAAAATTGGTCGGTTGTTCAGAGTATACCGTAGTTATTAAAGCCGATTTCAAAACCGGAAAAGACATTGGGGTTTACTATAATGGCGGAACTTTTGTGTTTAAAAGAATTCAGTATGATGCGGTTAAAGGTGTGTATATCGGAACCGGTGTCGTAACCACTGCAAACCTGGGGAGTACAACTGTATTAAACGAAGTTTATTTATTTCAATTTCCAAATGATTCATTTGCCTTAAATGTTGAGTGGATTAAAATAGTCAAAGGAAACAAAGCTTCTGCAGATTGGACACCAGCGCCTGAAGATCAAGCTACGCTTGAACAATCACAACTTTAGATATAAAAGTAAACGGTATTCAAACGACTGTTGGTGACAAAGCTGATAAAACACAAGTTACCCAATTAGCTAATCAATGGAATCAAACAACAACATTAGCTAATGGACATACGGGTCAAATCAGCAACTTAGGAGAGCAGATTGATTTAAGGGTAGTTAAAGGTGATGTAATTGGGCAAATCACTGTAGAAGCTGGAAGAACGCTCATTAAAAACGGACAGTTATTGCTTGACGCAGACACTTACATCATGGGTACTACTTTTGCAAATGATATTAAAGCCAAATCTTTAGAATCTGTCTATGCTGACATCGCTACCTTAAGAACTAAATTCTTAACAGCAGATGTGATTACTTCCGTTCATTTAAAAGTCGATAATGCCATGATGGATAAACTAACCGCAACTACTGCAGTAGTTAATTATTTGTTTACTAAGACGGCTTTTGTAGATAATTTAAACGCCAAAACATTGACTGCTATTACTGCAAACATTGCGACTATTCGATCTCAAGTACTAATCGCTAATGTTGTAGATGCAACCATGCTTAAAGCTGATGTAGCTACGATAACTAAGTTATTTGCTACAGCAGCTAATGTTAATATCCTGACATCTAATTCAGCCTTTATAACCAATATAAAGGCTATTGATATTTCAGCAGACAAAATTAAAACAGGAATACTAAATGCTGCCAATGTAACTATTATTAACTTGGATGCTTCAAAAATCACTTCAGGTATATTAACGTCAATCAATATTACCGGTTCTAAAATCACTAACCCATTCTCAATAACTGCTGAGGGAGCTACCATGACTGGTACCACTACTATTTCCGGAAACTATACAGTTGATTATAGAATACCTACCACAGGGCAATATGGGAATACCCTCATATCACCAGTTGCTTTGTCGTCAACAAATTATAAAAGTAACGGAACAAAGTTTTGGGGTTGGGAGTTAACCTCTCAAGGCTTAAGTGTTGAATATGAAGGGAAAGCAACGTCTTATACTTCTACAGGATTTACGTTTTATCCTTCTGGTGGAGGAGTACCAGCTAAAGTTGAATACATTGCAGGTAATGCACGTATTGCTATTTCAAGTTATAACGGTGTTGAATTAGGCGCTGTAGTGAATGGCCAACATTCAGTTAGATTTGCAGTTGGTGGAGGAAATGGAATAAACCCATTTATTGATGCTTATGCCCCTATTAATATGAGGTTAAATGATTTAAATAACGTAAATATGATTTCTCTAGTTAATGATTTAGATTCAAAGTCAGGGTCAAGAGTTTTTAACTCAACAGATAATTGGCTGTGGATGGGTGGTAAGTGGGGTACAAGAATTGGCCACTTATCAGACGATGGTAAAACTGTCTATGAAAGAGCAGCTTTTGGTGTCAATGATATTACCTTTTTCAAAAATCTCAATATGAATGGGAACTCTATCACTAATCAATCTGATAGCCGTTTAAAAACAGCAATCAGAGATACAGATTTAAGAGCCTTAGATCTAATTAAAAGTTATCGGTTTGTAGATTTCTTATGGATAAATAAAGATAAGCCACAAGGATTGCAGACTGGTTTGATTGCTCAGGAAACTGAGTATCTAAGTAGTGTAGGACCTGATGGATATTTAGTGTTAGACAGCAGCAAACAAAATATGCTTAATACGCAAGCAATCCAAGAATTAAGCAATATCGTTGATTTAGATTCAGTTCGATTAAGTAAAGTAGAAAAAGAGCTGAATGATTGTATTAACCTAACTGTAGTGAACGAGTTACAACTAACAGATCACGAAAAAAGAATCAAAGAGTTAGAAAAAAAAATAAAAGACCTTGAAGGGAAAGTGGCATAAATGAAAACAATCAAAATGAAGAATGATGCAATTATTAGAACAGGGGAGTTTCTAAAGAAAACTAAATTTAAAGGAGCAGCAAGCCGCGGAGCAATTAAGTTCATAAAGCGACTTGAGGAAAAGCAAAATGATTTTAATGAGGGTATTTTTGTTATTCGAAAAGATTATTTTGAAACTGATGAAACAGGAGAACTCTTAATTAAAGAAAATAAATATACTTTAAAAAGGATATAACTAAAGAAGGTAAAAAGGAATTTGGTGATCGCTTATTGGAATTAAATAATGAAGAATTTGAAATCAGTTTTTCAGAACATACTAGTAAATTCGAAGCAATGTTTGAGGCTTTAGAAAATTCCGAAGTTGAACTTTGTGGTGAAGATGCACTATCTTATGATGAGCTGTTAGATGCTTATGAATCAAGCGAAGAAGAAGCAAAAACAAATAAAAAAAATAAAAAAGCAAAACTAAGGAGGAAAAATAATGGAAATCAGATTAAAAACAGCAAATTATAGATATGGTGAAAACGGTGAAGTGGAAGCAGTAACAGTTGATTTTGGAAATGTTGGTGGAAATATTTATATTAGTGGAACAGTCGAGTTTTCAGCTGAAGAATGGGAATCGACTGGTGATAAAGTCAGTAAAATTAAAGGGAAATTAGTTGAAAAAATTGAAGAGTAGCCTTCGGGTTGCTCTTTTTAATTTGAGAAAAGGAAGGTGAATAATGATAAGCAGAATAAAAGAAAGATTGACTAATATTTTTTCTATCGTTATTTAGCGTTTACAACTACTTTGTTTTCGATTGGATATGGTGGATATCTATTGGATAATCCAAATCTAATAAATAATCAAGTGAGTTATAAGTTTATGAGTGAATTGGCAGATGTATTCGGAAATGTTTTTTTACCAGCATGCTTAATTATAGCTGGAGCACTTAAAATGAGTGCAATTTACTTTAATTGGAAAACTAAACAAATATTTTTAATCGTACTATTATTCATTTGGAGTTTGATTTTTGCCGGATATTTAATCCAACTTATTAACGGCATACCGGCAGTTGGTCTTTATTTTTCTGCTTATGTCATCCTCAATCTTGTAGGTGCTTATGTTGAGGAGGGGAGAACTATTGGAAGGTAGTGATTGGGTTGCTTTACTTGGTGGAGGAACGTTAAGTAGTATTATTGCGGTTATTGTTAGTAAATATTTTGAAAGTAGAAAGGCGAATCGCGATAGAGAAGACGGACTTGATAAATATTGGGTAGACGAAATAAAAAAGATAAAAAAGATAAGGAATTTGAAATCAAAACTTTGCAAGAAAGAATGGATGACAAGGATGAAGAATTTAGAAAAGTTTATAAAGAGCTAGCTAAAGTATCTTCTAAAGTCGAAGGTTTAGAAAAAGATTTGTCTAATAGCAACAAAGATAATGTCCGTCTTAGGCTTGAACGAAATGCTGCACGTGATGAAGCTAAAAAATGGAAAGAAAGTTTTATGGCTATGCAAATGAAATTTAATGATGCAATGAAAAAAATAGAAAAAATGAAAGAAGGAATTTAAATGAAAACTATTAACTGGAAAGTCCGATTCAAAAATCCACAATTCATTATTCAGCTAATCGTATCAGTATTTGGACCAATATTAGCTTATGCAGGAATCACAGCGCAGGATATCACTTCTTGGGCTATTTTATTTGATTTAATTCTAGCTGCAGTAAGCAACCCATACGTTCTTATTACTATTGCGGTAGCTGTTTATAATGCTGTAATTGATCCAACGACAAAAGGTTTATCAGATAGTAAGCAAGCTTTAAACTATACAGAACCTAGAGAGGATGATAAATAGTGAGCGAAGAAAACAAAGTAGTAATCAATGAAGTTAAGTTTGATCAAGAACTTTACGAAAGAAACTTGAAAGAAAATGACTTTTCACCAAAAGAAACGTATGAGGGTAAAGATGGGAAAGGAGTAGATGAAGAATGACTTTATTGATTACTAAAATGTTGTTGCCTGCTAGCAAATACTATCTGAAATGTCCTAACGCAATGGACCCAATCGGGGTTACGGTTCATGAAACTGGTAATAAAGCTACAGCTATGTCAGAAATCTCTTATATGATCGGAAACGATACATCTACTTCATATCACTTTGCTGTTGATGATACAAGAGCAGTGCAAGGTTTGCCTTTAACTCGTAATGGCTATCATTCAAGTGATGGAAGTCGCGGAACAGGTAATGCAAAAACAATTGGCGTTGAACATTGTTATAACTGGAATGGTAAAGCAACTACTAAAAATGATCCTAAGTATAATGCTTTGTATCAAAAATCCTTGTCAAATGGAATTGAACTAATTGCTCGGTTGTTTATTGATCATCCGAAGTGGGGAACTCCTGAAGCTGGCAAGAATATTTGGAGACACTATGATCATAGTAAAAAGAATTGCCCTCAACGAATGATTGAAGAAGGGTATTGGAACACTTATGTTGCTAGAGTGAAAGCTCGTTATTTAGAATTAAAAGGAGGAAAAACAGTGGTAGTTAAAAGTTTAGCATCAAATCCAGATAAAGAAGGACGTTCAACAAAATTCAAAAGAGGAGATAAGGTGAGGTTATCACCATCTGCAAAAACGTGGCTACGTAGTTCCAGTTTTGATTTAGGTTCATTCAAATCAATTTATGTAGTTGATTGGCTAAACGCAGATGGAACGATTTATATTAAACCAGTAGGTGCTGATTGGGGCGGTAATGTATTAGAAAGCGACATCGAAAATGTTCGCAATAATAATATTATGAAAGATGATATTATTACATTACGTCCACAAGCTACCCATTGGTTCGGTGGTTCTAAATTAACAGATGCAATGAAAAAAGCAGAGTATTCAGTTCGTGAACGTATCAAGGGCAACACATTGTATATTGATAATGGTACTTTCAGAGGTATTATATACGACTGGGATGCTATTAAAAAATAAACACAATAAACCCCTATCTCTTAATTGAGGTAGGGGTATTTTTAGGAGGTTTAAAATGGTGTGTTTAAATGATTTTATACATTTAACTCAAGGTGAATTACTAGTAAAATACTGGTGGATATGGCTAATCATTATAATTATTGCTTTTGTTTATGAATTATTCAAAAATAAAACTGATAAATTTTGAACCTAAGTCACTTACAGCAAAACTCTGATCAATATAAGCACCTTGTCCACCTGATAATAGAGTTCCGAATACTATGTGTAGAAGCCCTAAGTCTGATAATCTATTTATATTTCCCATTACAAGATTTGAATTGCTCTTGTCATGATTATAGAAATCACCTTTGCTCACTTTCTTATACTCATTTTTATTAGAACTGAACAAAATATTTAATTCTAAGTCAGTTAAAGCTGGTAATAACTGTATATAGTATTTTTCTTCATCAAAAGAATCGTTATTAAATCTAAGCAGTACATTTTTAAAAGCTTTTTTATAATTATAAATTTTAGACTGAGATGAGGCTTTTTCAACTTCATCATTTATTGACTCTAAAATACTAATAGCTTCATCAGCATTCTCAGTTTCATGAATAATAGGTAATTTTTCTTTAATACTCTCAATCTCTATGTACAATTCTTCGTAAAATCTTTCCACTCGCTTAAATCTTTTTTCGTTTTTTGCTCCAAAATATAAAGTTTGCAAAGCACCTCCAACAGTAGGAATGCTTACTATACCCGCTTCTATAATAATGTCTTTGCGTTCTTTCCAACTCAATTTCTCATCTTTATCCATATCAACAACTCCTTTCTCGTTTGAGTATATAATATTAGACAAAAAATAACTAAGTAAATAGTAAAAGCCACTTCTTAATTGAGGTGGCTTTTTTGTTTATTTTGATTTGTTTTTTGATTTTTGACTATCCACACCTGCACCAACTGCAACACCAAGAGCCATACCTATAGCAATTCCAATAGCTAGATTATCAAATACCAGTCCTAAAGCAGCACCAAATGAAAGACCTAAAGATATACCTAAAGCAAGATAAGACGTTTCATCTGTCTTCTCCTCAACATTTTTCTGGTTATTTTCTTTATTATTCAATTCTCCCATAAAGAACACCTCCTCCTTATGATTTAATTTTAGCATAGTAGGATAAATAGTCTATTATTTGAATTTAAACTATATAAAATGAACCGTTTTCACTTGTGTGAATTTTTAAAATATGTTAAATTATGTTTATCCAACAATTATTATTTTAGAAGCCACTTCTTAATTGAAGTGGCTTTTTTTTATATAAAATTTTGAGTATAAAGAAACGTAATATATTGTGATAAATCAAAAAAAATGATAAAATTTATTTGTACTTAGACTTTTATACTTAATTGGAACGAGTAGCGGAAACTGCTTGTTCCTTTTTTTATTTATATATAAACAAAACCCTACCTCCTAATTGAGGTAGGGTTATTGTTTTAGTATTCATCATAAAAATCGTGTTTTTTTCCATCATGCTGATTAAAGTACTTAAAAGAACCTTCAATTTCTTTATTACAATCATCACATATGTCAAATGTTCCTTTATCATTAATCTTAGTAAAAACGTTTGTTGAATTTTTACATTCACAATATTCGCTTGGCATATAACCAACTCCTCTTTTCACAATTGTAAACAATCATATTCAAAAAGAATACTTTAATTTTGAATTATAACTTTCTTATGGGGCAATCTTATTCCTTTATAACCCCACGATTGGCGAAGAAGGGTTGGCTGACTATAAATTTTATATACTTGAATGATCAATTGCTTATGATTATTAATAATACATCAATTAATTAGTGATTTTTCTTTGTATACCATGTAAAGTTTAGTAATAAAACCAACATCTTCACCAACGAGGGTATTTAAACGAGAAAAAACTCTTTTCATTTCTGGAGAATCATCAACTGTACTCAAACATTGTAAAGAATCGTCTGATAAGAAAAATAATTCATCTAAAATGTGTTTATAGTCTTTAACAAATTTTACGAATTCATCCTTTTCTGTAAGGAGAACCCCTTTTAAATTAGCGTTACTATCATGTTGTCTTTCTAAGTATTCTCCTGGAGTAATCTCCAAGGCTTCTGATAAAGCTGATATTCTTTCATAAAATTCATTATCTAAGTTAACTAACACAGGTGCACGCTCCTTGCGCTCAATATGCTGTTAGTATAACGATTAAACGAAAAAAATAACATAGATATTAAAATAATACATTTAGAAATAAGAATATTGTGACTAAAAAGTTACAAGTTACAAAAAAAAGCAATGGATATCGCTTTCATAATGTAATAAATGTAGTTTATAATAAAATTATTAAAACATTGTACTTAAAAAATTCCTATTACTCAATTTCATTGCTCTCCATCTCCGGAGCCAATTTATGAGAGTAATTAGAATTTTAGTCACAGTATTTTAAAATAGAGCTCATTTGCTTGTATGAGCTCAAAAAAGTATACGGTATTCTTTTCACGGAGGTTACCGGTAACCCCTAACTTTGTCTCCGCAAAGGTTAGGGGTTATTTCTTTATATTAAAATACCCTCACCGGATGAGTAGTGAAGGTTGGGTATCTATAATATATGCAAATTATCTCAATTGATTTATTTATGTTATGATTATTTTATCATCCTACTCGCTAAGGTTTAGAAATTTAATTTCAGGTCATAATGGTTATGACCTATTTATGACCTGAAAACTAATTATAATAGATTCATCTCAAATGTGTTCAAAATATTTATATCTCTTTTTAACGTAGGTTTAACAGATATATTTATTGTAAATATATATTGTTTCTACTATTATATAGTCCGCGGATAAATATCCAAATGTTGAATTAACGTCACTATTATAAAAAAAACCAACTCTTCCATATAATCATAGAAGAGTTGGTTTTTTTGATAGTGAAAAATGACCATTTTAAAAGATTGCTTGAAATAAAAGGTGGTTACCATTAAAGTAATACTACTGCTTTAATGAGACAAAAATGATTAATCTTCAACAGGAATAGATAACTCAACAATATGTGGAGCATGTAGAATTTCAACATTGTCAAGAGTCGTTTCAAGTACATTTTCTAGAGCAAAATTGATTTCCGCATTTTTAATATTGCGGACTTTATTTAGTAAAAGTACATCTTTATGTGTTGGAGCTCCTGAGTAAATAACTGTAGTAGGCCCTAAAGAAAAAACTTTCACAAAATGTGCATCAGTATTCTCCAATTGTTCCATCACAAGTTCCGAATGATTATTTGTAACGTCTATTAGTTTCATAATCTTTCACCTCTTTTATACCGGTTAGGTTATAGATATTATATAATTAAAAGGAGCACAATTCAAAACATTTCTACTTATTAATAAGTAAAAATGTAGCATAGTATGAAAAAATCTTGATTATCATAAGGAGGTAAATTTTTTTTGAACTATTATAAATTTATGGGTCGTTTTTCTAATCAATTCTCTACGATTCAATTAATTGTATTGTATTATTTTATTGTTGTTGTAGTGGCTTGTCTGTTATTAGCTTTGCCTATCTTTAGAAATCCTGATGTTTCTATTTCGTTTATAGATTTGATTTTTACTGCCGTCAGTACAGTCAGTGTTACTGGACTAGCTACCATAAACTTAGGAGAAACCTATAATTTTGCAGGAATTATTTTATTGCAAATTTTATTTATGTTAGGAAGTTTAGGAGTCATGATGATATCTACTTCATTCATGCTTCTTCGAAAGAAAAAAGTTTCTTTAAAGCAACGTCAATTAATCATGACGGATATGAACCAACCTAGACTTAGCGGAACTGTGCGATTGATTCGCAATACGATATTAATTATATTAGGCTTTGAATTTGTTGGGGGTGTAATTTTAAGCAGCTACTTTTTTTTATTTTCAAACTGGTCTTTAAAAGAAGTCTTATTTCAAGGTTTTTTCACAAGCTTCTCAGCAGTTGCAAATGTCGGAGTGGATTTAACTGGACAAGCATTGATCCCTTTTCATGATGATTATTTTGTTCAAATTATTATTATGTTGTTGATTGTTGTTGGAGGTATTGGTTTTCCAGTATTATTGGAAATTAAAGATTTTCTGCAATACAAGAAAGAAAAAAAGGCTTTGCCTTTTCGTTTTTCATTATTCACTAAAATTACCGTTTTCTCATTTTTAATTTTACTAATTGGTGGAGCAAT from the Carnobacterium inhibens subsp. inhibens DSM 13024 genome contains:
- a CDS encoding tail fiber domain-containing protein, which codes for MGTTFANDIKAKSLESVYADIATLRTKFLTADVITSVHLKVDNAMMDKLTATTAVVNYLFTKTAFVDNLNAKTLTAITANIATIRSQVLIANVVDATMLKADVATITKLFATAANVNILTSNSAFITNIKAIDISADKIKTGILNAANVTIINLDASKITSGILTSINITGSKITNPFSITAEGATMTGTTTISGNYTVDYRIPTTGQYGNTLISPVALSSTNYKSNGTKFWGWELTSQGLSVEYEGKATSYTSTGFTFYPSGGGVPAKVEYIAGNARIAISSYNGVELGAVVNGQHSVRFAVGGGNGINPFIDAYAPINMRLNDLNNVNMISLVNDLDSKSGSRVFNSTDNWLWMGGKWGTRIGHLSDDGKTVYERAAFGVNDITFFKNLNMNGNSITNQSDSRLKTAIRDTDLRALDLIKSYRFVDFLWINKDKPQGLQTGLIAQETEYLSSVGPDGYLVLDSSKQNMLNTQAIQELSNIVDLDSVRLSKVEKELNDCINLTVVNELQLTDHEKRIKELEKKIKDLEGKVA
- a CDS encoding phage holin produces the protein MKTINWKVRFKNPQFIIQLIVSVFGPILAYAGITAQDITSWAILFDLILAAVSNPYVLITIAVAVYNAVIDPTTKGLSDSKQALNYTEPREDDK
- a CDS encoding N-acetylmuramoyl-L-alanine amidase; amino-acid sequence: MTLLITKMLLPASKYYLKCPNAMDPIGVTVHETGNKATAMSEISYMIGNDTSTSYHFAVDDTRAVQGLPLTRNGYHSSDGSRGTGNAKTIGVEHCYNWNGKATTKNDPKYNALYQKSLSNGIELIARLFIDHPKWGTPEAGKNIWRHYDHSKKNCPQRMIEEGYWNTYVARVKARYLELKGGKTVVVKSLASNPDKEGRSTKFKRGDKVRLSPSAKTWLRSSSFDLGSFKSIYVVDWLNADGTIYIKPVGADWGGNVLESDIENVRNNNIMKDDIITLRPQATHWFGGSKLTDAMKKAEYSVRERIKGNTLYIDNGTFRGIIYDWDAIKK
- a CDS encoding glycine zipper family protein; translated protein: MGELNNKENNQKNVEEKTDETSYLALGISLGLSFGAALGLVFDNLAIGIAIGMALGVAVGAGVDSQKSKNKSK
- a CDS encoding DUF1827 family protein: MKLIDVTNNHSELVMEQLENTDAHFVKVFSLGPTTVIYSGAPTHKDVLLLNKVRNIKNAEINFALENVLETTLDNVEILHAPHIVELSIPVED
- a CDS encoding TrkH family potassium uptake protein, coding for MGRFSNQFSTIQLIVLYYFIVVVVACLLLALPIFRNPDVSISFIDLIFTAVSTVSVTGLATINLGETYNFAGIILLQILFMLGSLGVMMISTSFMLLRKKKVSLKQRQLIMTDMNQPRLSGTVRLIRNTILIILGFEFVGGVILSSYFFLFSNWSLKEVLFQGFFTSFSAVANVGVDLTGQALIPFHDDYFVQIIIMLLIVVGGIGFPVLLEIKDFLQYKKEKKALPFRFSLFTKITVFSFLILLIGGAICIWLLEFKQFFKGMPFTDSVFYSFFYSVTTRNAGLMTTSLSNFSEGSLLLFSILMFIGASPSSVGGGIRTTTLAIVVVYLISFIRGHDQVALFKRRIDRDDVQKSITVFILSMVLCIFSVMVLSVSESHDLITLIVEVTSAFGTTGLSLGVTPTLTVVGKLIIIVLMFIGRIGMLYMLMLLVPKHKEDKNYHYPTEKIIIG